A stretch of the Filimonas lacunae genome encodes the following:
- a CDS encoding TlpA family protein disulfide reductase, with protein sequence MIKPITILSCLLLTAAAGFAQQTVTIKGYVTGPDTQLDKVYLSGEGIGEDTAIIKNGVFTFQVPFKQPIIAILHSAYDEEVRKMYRSAVLVIDRAGIIVMDSVALDKGMSRCIIKEMPSAIEFVQFEKLGVAAGKAAAAVQPWVQENEPGYEAKRKVFDSVYQEKLSGLLLEAAHGNGGKFSFVVTLGNSRSRLSAKVLQRIYQLLSPAMQASEPGKQINAYLNGLKNGVTGATVADFSLPGPDGKEIALSQLKGKYVLIDFWASWCGPCRQSFPFMRSLYDTYRQYPFEILSISIDKSKVKWQQAVQEEKLPWPQALDTRNVSLQGFAVVAVPTTYLLSPEGKIIGKDIGFEENSAIPKLLQQLFLHTAAQP encoded by the coding sequence ATGATAAAGCCAATTACTATATTATCCTGCCTGCTGCTAACAGCAGCGGCAGGTTTTGCCCAGCAAACTGTGACCATTAAAGGTTATGTAACAGGGCCAGACACCCAACTGGATAAAGTATATCTATCCGGTGAAGGCATTGGTGAAGACACGGCTATCATCAAAAACGGGGTGTTTACTTTCCAGGTGCCTTTTAAGCAGCCCATTATAGCCATACTGCATAGTGCGTATGATGAAGAAGTAAGAAAGATGTACCGCTCTGCTGTACTGGTGATAGACCGTGCAGGCATCATAGTGATGGATAGTGTTGCATTGGACAAGGGTATGAGCAGGTGTATTATTAAAGAAATGCCCTCTGCTATAGAATTTGTGCAATTTGAAAAGCTGGGGGTAGCAGCCGGTAAGGCAGCCGCAGCTGTACAGCCCTGGGTGCAGGAAAATGAACCAGGCTACGAAGCCAAAAGAAAAGTATTTGATTCTGTATACCAGGAAAAACTTTCCGGATTGTTGTTGGAAGCGGCGCACGGGAATGGTGGAAAATTCAGTTTTGTAGTAACGCTGGGTAATAGCAGGAGCCGGCTTTCGGCTAAGGTGCTACAGCGTATATACCAGCTGCTAAGCCCAGCTATGCAGGCATCTGAGCCAGGCAAACAGATAAACGCCTACCTGAATGGGTTGAAGAATGGCGTAACAGGCGCTACGGTAGCAGATTTCAGCTTACCTGGGCCTGATGGTAAAGAAATAGCCCTTAGCCAGCTGAAAGGCAAATATGTGCTAATAGATTTCTGGGCCAGCTGGTGTGGGCCATGCAGGCAGTCTTTTCCGTTTATGCGTTCGCTATACGACACCTACCGCCAGTATCCTTTCGAAATACTCAGCATATCTATTGACAAAAGCAAGGTAAAATGGCAGCAGGCGGTGCAGGAAGAAAAACTACCCTGGCCGCAGGCATTGGATACCCGCAATGTATCTCTGCAAGGGTTTGCTGTAGTAGCGGTGCCAACCACTTATCTCCTCAGCCCAGAAGGAAAGATTATTGGAAAAGATATAGGTTTTGAAGAAAACAGTGCCATACCTAAGCTATTGCAACAGTTGTTTTTGCATACAGCTGCCCAACCTTAA
- a CDS encoding alpha/beta hydrolase translates to MAQVIDPAKDPNVESHVKGFLKAVNAATPMPVEQMPIDKARATYAYATSVGDKPDISGVEITEKMIQEDGLSVKLHIVRPANVKNDIPAFMYFHGGIWFMGDFDSHKTLLRDLVVQSGIAAVFVDFTRTPDAHYPQQNNEAYAATKWIAAHGKEVMIDGSKLAVAGNSVGGNMATVVALMAKEKKGPQLKLQVLISPVTDANFNTASYKQFANGRFLTRGLMMKGWDLYIKDPAQRKEVYASPLQASADQLKGLPPALVITEENDVLRDEGEAYARKLDEAGVYTISTRYNGMIHDFVIINSLQPVPSTIVAIQQIASVLKAFVR, encoded by the coding sequence ATGGCACAGGTAATTGACCCTGCAAAAGATCCAAACGTCGAAAGCCATGTTAAAGGATTTCTGAAAGCAGTAAATGCCGCCACCCCTATGCCGGTTGAGCAAATGCCAATTGACAAAGCCAGGGCAACCTATGCGTATGCCACTTCCGTTGGTGACAAGCCAGATATTTCGGGGGTTGAAATAACAGAAAAGATGATACAGGAAGATGGCCTCAGTGTAAAACTGCATATTGTACGTCCGGCCAATGTTAAAAATGATATTCCTGCATTCATGTACTTTCATGGGGGTATCTGGTTCATGGGCGACTTTGACTCCCATAAAACTTTGTTACGCGACTTGGTTGTACAATCCGGAATAGCTGCAGTATTTGTTGACTTTACAAGAACACCCGACGCACATTATCCGCAGCAAAATAACGAAGCCTATGCCGCCACCAAATGGATTGCAGCACACGGAAAGGAAGTCATGATTGACGGCAGCAAACTTGCAGTTGCAGGCAACAGCGTAGGAGGTAATATGGCTACTGTAGTAGCCCTAATGGCCAAAGAAAAAAAAGGGCCTCAGTTAAAACTTCAGGTGTTAATATCCCCTGTCACTGATGCCAATTTCAACACGGCATCATACAAACAATTTGCCAATGGCCGTTTTTTAACCAGGGGCCTCATGATGAAAGGTTGGGATTTATACATCAAAGATCCGGCTCAGAGAAAAGAAGTTTATGCTTCACCATTACAGGCCTCTGCTGATCAGTTAAAAGGGTTGCCGCCTGCATTAGTTATTACGGAGGAGAATGACGTACTGCGGGATGAAGGAGAAGCCTACGCCAGAAAGCTTGATGAAGCGGGTGTTTATACGATCTCTACGCGATACAATGGTATGATCCATGATTTTGTGATTATTAACTCACTTCAACCTGTACCATCCACTATTGTTGCCATTCAGCAAATAGCCTCTGTATTAAAGGCATTTGTTCGATAA
- a CDS encoding Rossmann-fold NAD(P)-binding domain-containing protein has product MARVKGETENDLQKLRFSSFYAFRPFLLTPTKGLTHTHGFYRFIKWFFPLGRWLYPKGFCTLQELGRAMIVVCSVGHASFNIEVKDIVQLAR; this is encoded by the coding sequence ATGGCCAGGGTAAAGGGTGAGACTGAAAATGATTTACAAAAGCTCCGCTTCTCATCTTTTTATGCATTCCGTCCCTTCTTATTGACGCCAACAAAAGGCCTTACACATACGCACGGTTTTTATCGTTTTATCAAATGGTTTTTCCCGCTGGGAAGATGGCTGTACCCAAAAGGATTTTGCACCCTGCAAGAGCTGGGACGAGCTATGATTGTAGTATGTAGTGTGGGGCATGCATCATTCAATATTGAAGTAAAAGATATTGTTCAATTGGCTCGATGA
- a CDS encoding TetR/AcrR family transcriptional regulator, producing MEIKVIPMGISERKQKEKLEMAKLILDAARKVFLEKGYEQTSIRNIANEINYSPGSLYFYFKDKSEIFHELHKEGFRLLMSRMAVLAKVADPFERLKAIGLNFIEFAQQHRDYYNLMFIVEEPVNPAVEGFKIAQEAISFLAGVLTECQAKGRFTGMDIEYLTFMVLSAIHGICALFCKDRTSSFVSKTNEELMQHGYECFVALLEKG from the coding sequence GTGGAAATTAAAGTAATTCCCATGGGTATATCGGAAAGGAAGCAGAAAGAGAAACTGGAGATGGCCAAGCTTATACTGGATGCTGCCCGAAAGGTGTTCCTGGAAAAAGGGTATGAGCAAACCAGTATACGGAACATTGCAAATGAGATCAATTATAGCCCTGGCTCCCTTTACTTTTATTTTAAAGACAAATCTGAAATTTTCCACGAATTACATAAAGAGGGCTTTCGCCTGTTAATGAGCCGCATGGCGGTATTGGCAAAAGTAGCAGACCCTTTTGAGCGTTTAAAAGCGATTGGGCTAAATTTTATAGAATTTGCCCAGCAACACCGGGATTATTATAACCTGATGTTTATTGTAGAAGAGCCGGTTAATCCTGCAGTGGAGGGATTTAAGATAGCACAGGAGGCTATTAGTTTCCTGGCAGGAGTATTAACGGAGTGCCAGGCCAAGGGGCGTTTTACAGGCATGGATATTGAATACCTCACGTTTATGGTATTGTCGGCTATACATGGCATCTGCGCGCTTTTTTGTAAAGACCGTACCAGCAGTTTCGTAAGTAAAACCAACGAAGAACTGATGCAGCACGGCTACGAATGCTTTGTAGCGCTGCTGGAAAAGGGGTAA
- a CDS encoding TolC family protein, with protein sequence MRLNKFIIRAAYAGTCGLLLTTTSKAQSSLDNYIEQGIASNKSIQQQGFILEKNIYALKEAKSLFLPSVTFNTSYTKAQGGRTIGLPLGDLLNNVYSSLNQLTGSHAFPQVANQKVLLNPDNFYDAHFRTSLPLLNAELNYNKRIKSQQLDLQKEEILLYKRELVKEIKTAYYQYLKAMNAVAIYQSSLELVNEGLRVNNALLKNEKANRTAVLRSENEVSRINASLTSAIASKESAKNYFNFLLNKTLTDSIIIDVSFSLPPTQNLSDQGVDKREELAKLTTAAAINNNVTGLAKSYLTPKISTFLDLGSQEFDWKFNSDSRYYLFGVSLEWNLFSFGRNTYKIKQAVADQKSIAAQTDYVKIQLQTELSVRQHEWESSLAQYQAAVTQQRTAQTYYGDEMKLYKEGLAIYIELLDAQNQLINARLQTNISLYDMWIAHAAIERATAGFIIQ encoded by the coding sequence ATGAGACTGAATAAGTTTATCATTAGGGCAGCGTATGCTGGTACCTGTGGCTTGTTGTTAACAACAACTTCGAAAGCCCAAAGTTCCCTGGACAATTATATAGAGCAGGGCATTGCCTCTAACAAAAGCATACAGCAACAGGGGTTTATCCTGGAAAAAAATATCTATGCTTTAAAAGAGGCGAAGAGCCTGTTTCTTCCCAGTGTAACTTTTAATACTTCCTATACAAAAGCGCAGGGAGGGCGTACAATAGGCTTGCCTTTGGGAGATTTATTAAACAATGTGTATTCCTCTTTAAACCAGTTAACAGGTAGTCATGCTTTTCCGCAAGTGGCCAATCAGAAGGTGCTGTTAAACCCTGATAACTTTTACGATGCACATTTCCGTACTTCTTTACCGTTGTTGAATGCTGAATTGAACTACAACAAGCGAATCAAAAGCCAGCAGCTGGATTTACAGAAAGAAGAAATACTGCTGTATAAACGGGAATTGGTAAAAGAGATTAAAACAGCTTATTACCAGTACCTGAAGGCGATGAATGCGGTGGCTATCTACCAATCTTCGCTGGAGCTGGTGAATGAAGGGTTACGTGTGAATAATGCGTTGCTAAAAAACGAGAAGGCCAACAGAACAGCTGTACTGCGTAGTGAAAACGAGGTGTCGCGTATCAATGCTTCACTTACTTCTGCTATTGCCAGCAAAGAATCTGCAAAAAATTACTTCAACTTTTTATTAAACAAAACGCTGACAGATAGCATTATCATTGATGTCTCTTTTTCGCTGCCGCCCACGCAAAACCTGTCAGACCAGGGAGTGGACAAAAGGGAAGAACTGGCTAAGTTAACAACAGCTGCTGCTATTAATAATAATGTAACCGGGTTAGCCAAATCTTACCTCACGCCTAAAATAAGCACTTTTTTAGACCTGGGTTCGCAGGAGTTCGACTGGAAGTTTAACAGCGATAGCCGGTATTACCTGTTTGGCGTTAGCCTGGAATGGAACCTGTTTTCTTTTGGCAGAAATACCTATAAAATAAAGCAGGCCGTAGCCGATCAAAAAAGCATAGCTGCGCAAACGGATTATGTAAAAATACAATTGCAAACAGAACTGAGTGTACGCCAGCACGAATGGGAAAGCTCGTTAGCTCAGTACCAGGCAGCAGTTACACAGCAGCGTACTGCGCAAACATATTATGGCGATGAGATGAAACTGTATAAAGAGGGCCTTGCCATTTATATAGAGTTACTGGATGCACAGAATCAGTTAATCAATGCCCGTTTACAAACCAATATCTCTTTATACGATATGTGGATAGCGCATGCAGCTATTGAGCGCGCCACTGCCGGGTTCATCATACAATAA
- a CDS encoding efflux RND transporter periplasmic adaptor subunit encodes MSSIVFFSCGEKKEGTKQTGESDIIPVKIAAISSLSLPDTINATGLVTTENTAQYSFKIGGVITKIYVEEGRFFHKGDLLATLNATEIGAGLSQSNLNAEKAQRDYNRAVSLYKDSVYTLEQLQNTKTALDIAERGKEAVAFNERYSRIYAAADGFVTQKVANEGEVVGAGSPVLLINEAAGNSNYLLKVGVTDREWAAINLGQKGTVILDGYPGQAFDAFVFRKSQASDRAAGAFQVELKITLHNTQPAVGMFGKAVIHTKKADNVVVIPYDALVEVDGDNAFVFTPAGSNSVKRRPVVLSGFDNHQAYVLSGISNTDTIVVSNSAFLNEQSIIKITR; translated from the coding sequence ATGTCTTCCATAGTATTTTTTTCCTGCGGCGAAAAAAAGGAAGGGACAAAACAAACGGGCGAATCGGATATTATTCCTGTTAAAATTGCCGCTATATCCTCCCTGTCGCTTCCCGATACTATCAATGCCACGGGGTTGGTTACTACGGAGAATACGGCCCAGTATTCTTTTAAAATAGGCGGGGTTATCACTAAGATATATGTAGAAGAAGGCCGTTTTTTTCATAAGGGAGATTTGCTGGCAACGTTGAACGCAACGGAAATAGGCGCAGGGTTATCTCAATCCAACCTGAATGCAGAAAAGGCGCAAAGAGATTACAACCGGGCGGTTAGTTTGTATAAAGACAGTGTATATACATTGGAACAATTGCAAAATACCAAAACCGCTTTGGATATAGCAGAGCGGGGCAAAGAAGCAGTAGCGTTTAACGAGCGTTATTCGCGCATTTATGCAGCGGCTGATGGCTTTGTTACACAGAAGGTTGCCAACGAAGGTGAAGTGGTGGGCGCTGGAAGCCCGGTACTATTGATTAACGAAGCTGCCGGAAACAGTAACTACTTACTGAAGGTGGGGGTAACTGACAGGGAATGGGCGGCCATTAACCTGGGACAAAAAGGTACGGTTATTCTCGATGGTTATCCCGGTCAGGCTTTTGATGCGTTTGTGTTTCGTAAGTCGCAGGCATCAGACCGGGCGGCGGGGGCCTTCCAGGTGGAGTTAAAAATCACCCTTCATAACACACAGCCTGCCGTAGGTATGTTTGGTAAAGCAGTGATTCATACCAAAAAAGCCGACAATGTAGTGGTAATACCATACGATGCCCTGGTAGAAGTGGATGGCGATAATGCCTTTGTATTTACTCCCGCCGGCAGTAACAGCGTTAAACGCAGACCTGTAGTGCTTTCCGGCTTCGATAATCACCAGGCATATGTGCTTTCCGGTATTAGCAATACAGATACCATTGTGGTGTCTAACAGTGCGTTCCTGAATGAGCAATCCATTATTAAAATCACCCGTTAA
- a CDS encoding efflux RND transporter permease subunit gives MKLTNFSVKNYQFTLVIFLLVAVVGFLTLFTMPRSEDPTTHPPEYLITVIYPGTSPQDIQDQVVKPIENKVFQMDDIEKLLTTIEDGVAVIQPKFKYGVDVDNKYQELSTEVNALRNSGLPKDIHLIKVEKISASDVNILQVALVSDNASVKALRDEADILKTRLEKLTKLKKVEYAGMPEQQIRVDIQVDKLAQLHIPMELVLGSLQSEAADIPGGSIHLDTKVFNVKTSGKFKNAEDVANTVIYNGNNKIIYLKDVAHVTYKAETVAHITRINGHRCVLVNAALKDGVNIAAVKEEYQPILDDFAGSLPANISMIKNFDQANMVSQRLGHLGFDFTLAIVLVLITLLPLGIRASLIVMIAIPLSLALGLITMNLFGFSLNQLSIVGLVVALGLLVDDSIVVVENIERWLREGHSKKEAILKGTQQIGAAVIGCTATLIIAFLPLAFLPDTAGEFVRSLPMAIITSVLASMVVALTLVPFLGSRMLKTHAHGEGNIFLRYLQKLLTWSYKRIMPAALKWPKLTILVSIAISMAGFMLFSKTGFKLFPTSEKPMFLVNLKMPLQANIEESNRAAKLVEAELSKHKEITYYTTNVGKGNPQIYYNVHQQDIKPDFAQVLVQLADHATPVEKTELIKELRGRFVNFPYAKVEVKDFEQGPPIEANIVIRLFGEDLTVLRGLSFQVDSLLRKHPGTVYVNNELNTYKTDIRIVINKEKARTLGLFTGDIDKMVRLAVSGLPVGDYIDDRGDSRNVIVTVSRDKYANLDAFKNLYVNNVNGVPIALNQVATISFETSPTAINHFNKSRFVKVTSLTKEHVLANDVLKDIIPQLDKLKMPRGYYYKLSGEKETEGDTLGGNFLSVILLSNFLFVGILLLQFKTFKGIIIVLSIIPLGIFGGVAALLMTGYPVSLVSIIGFIGLSGIQVKNSLLLVDFTNQLRLQGYSIDKAIGIAGETRFLPVVLTSITAICGLIPLAFNPNPQIAPLAIVLIGGLISSTILSRIVTPVMYKLIPPNLENNDGYVEGGEIKPDVDIQHA, from the coding sequence ATGAAACTGACAAATTTTTCGGTAAAGAACTATCAATTTACGTTGGTGATTTTTCTTCTGGTAGCGGTAGTAGGGTTTCTTACCCTGTTCACCATGCCACGGTCTGAAGATCCCACTACTCATCCGCCTGAATACCTGATAACGGTTATCTATCCCGGCACCAGTCCGCAGGATATACAAGACCAGGTGGTAAAACCCATTGAGAACAAAGTGTTCCAGATGGATGATATAGAAAAGCTGTTAACCACTATAGAAGATGGGGTAGCGGTAATACAGCCTAAGTTTAAGTATGGGGTAGATGTAGATAATAAATACCAGGAGCTGTCTACCGAAGTAAATGCCCTGCGCAATAGCGGACTGCCTAAAGATATTCATCTGATTAAAGTAGAGAAGATATCAGCTTCTGATGTGAATATACTACAGGTGGCCCTGGTATCAGATAATGCTTCTGTAAAGGCATTACGGGATGAAGCGGATATACTAAAAACCCGCCTGGAAAAACTGACCAAGTTAAAAAAGGTGGAGTATGCCGGTATGCCGGAACAGCAGATACGGGTGGATATACAGGTAGATAAACTGGCCCAGTTACATATACCCATGGAGTTGGTACTGGGTAGTTTGCAAAGTGAGGCGGCAGACATTCCTGGTGGTAGCATACATCTCGATACCAAGGTATTTAACGTGAAAACCAGCGGTAAATTCAAAAATGCGGAAGATGTAGCCAATACCGTTATCTATAATGGCAATAACAAAATCATCTACCTGAAAGATGTGGCGCATGTAACATACAAGGCGGAAACGGTAGCGCATATTACGCGTATTAACGGCCATCGCTGCGTGTTGGTAAATGCGGCGCTGAAAGATGGGGTAAATATCGCTGCCGTGAAGGAAGAGTATCAGCCCATCCTGGACGATTTTGCCGGCAGTTTGCCTGCTAATATCAGTATGATTAAAAACTTTGACCAGGCCAATATGGTATCGCAACGGCTGGGGCATTTAGGATTTGATTTTACACTGGCTATTGTACTGGTGCTGATTACTTTATTGCCACTGGGCATCAGGGCATCCCTGATTGTGATGATTGCTATTCCTTTATCGCTGGCGCTTGGTTTAATTACCATGAACCTGTTTGGTTTTTCCTTAAACCAGTTAAGCATTGTAGGGCTGGTGGTAGCGCTCGGTTTGTTGGTGGATGATAGTATTGTAGTGGTAGAGAATATAGAGCGATGGCTGCGGGAGGGGCATTCTAAAAAAGAGGCGATATTGAAAGGAACGCAACAGATTGGCGCGGCAGTAATTGGTTGTACGGCCACCCTGATTATCGCCTTTTTACCCCTGGCCTTTTTACCGGACACAGCGGGTGAGTTTGTGCGTAGCTTGCCCATGGCTATTATCACCAGTGTACTGGCCTCTATGGTGGTGGCATTAACATTGGTACCTTTTTTAGGCAGCCGTATGTTAAAAACACATGCGCACGGCGAGGGTAATATTTTTTTACGCTACCTGCAAAAATTGCTCACCTGGTCTTACAAGCGTATTATGCCTGCGGCATTGAAGTGGCCTAAATTAACCATCCTGGTTTCTATAGCTATCAGTATGGCCGGGTTCATGCTTTTTTCAAAAACAGGTTTCAAATTGTTTCCTACTTCTGAAAAGCCTATGTTTTTGGTGAATCTGAAAATGCCGCTACAGGCCAATATAGAAGAAAGCAACCGTGCGGCAAAACTGGTAGAAGCTGAATTAAGCAAGCACAAGGAAATTACTTATTATACTACCAACGTGGGTAAGGGAAACCCGCAGATTTATTACAACGTTCACCAACAGGATATTAAACCAGACTTTGCGCAGGTATTGGTGCAATTGGCCGATCATGCCACGCCTGTTGAAAAAACAGAACTGATAAAAGAGCTGCGTGGCAGGTTTGTGAACTTCCCTTATGCGAAAGTGGAAGTGAAAGATTTTGAACAGGGACCACCCATTGAAGCAAATATCGTTATCAGGTTGTTTGGCGAAGACCTGACAGTATTGAGAGGACTTTCTTTCCAGGTAGACAGTTTGTTACGTAAACATCCCGGTACGGTGTATGTGAATAATGAATTGAATACGTATAAAACAGATATCAGAATTGTTATCAATAAAGAAAAGGCCCGCACGCTGGGCTTGTTTACCGGGGATATTGATAAGATGGTACGGCTGGCAGTTTCCGGTTTACCGGTGGGTGATTATATTGATGACCGTGGCGACTCCCGTAATGTCATTGTAACGGTAAGCAGGGATAAGTATGCCAACCTGGATGCCTTTAAAAACCTGTATGTAAATAATGTGAATGGAGTGCCCATTGCCTTAAACCAGGTAGCTACCATTTCATTTGAAACCTCACCAACAGCCATCAATCACTTTAACAAATCCAGGTTTGTGAAAGTGACCTCATTAACTAAAGAGCATGTGTTGGCCAATGATGTGTTAAAAGATATTATACCCCAACTGGATAAATTGAAAATGCCGCGCGGGTATTATTATAAGTTGTCAGGCGAAAAAGAAACCGAAGGCGATACCCTGGGCGGCAATTTCCTGTCAGTGATTCTGTTGAGTAATTTCTTGTTTGTAGGTATCCTGCTGTTACAATTTAAAACCTTTAAAGGAATTATTATTGTGCTGTCTATTATTCCATTAGGCATATTCGGTGGTGTAGCGGCGCTGTTAATGACGGGCTATCCCGTATCGTTGGTGTCTATCATAGGCTTTATCGGGCTTTCCGGCATCCAGGTGAAAAACTCGTTGTTACTGGTTGATTTTACCAACCAGCTGCGGTTACAGGGGTATAGTATCGATAAAGCGATTGGCATTGCAGGCGAAACACGGTTTTTACCGGTGGTACTTACTTCCATTACCGCTATCTGTGGTTTAATACCGCTGGCCTTTAACCCCAATCCGCAAATTGCACCATTGGCTATAGTATTAATTGGTGGCTTAATCAGCTCCACCATTTTATCCCGGATTGTTACACCGGTGATGTATAAACTAATTCCACCGAACCTGGAAAATAACGATGGCTATGTGGAGGGTGGTGAAATAAAGCCAGATGTAGATATACAGCATGCATAG
- a CDS encoding TetR/AcrR family transcriptional regulator, giving the protein MNNIEKRKQQRETARLQIIDAALSIVRTSGWQAVSMRKIAEMIDYTPPVIYAYFSCKEDLLHALSQLGFLKLSRSMQIEARSVVTPVAQLEKMWLAYWQFALEETAFYQLMFGVGASCRNNPFEADEAARIAEVVTPVISKAMLASHGGDENAACKFHACWSVTHGLIALHFLNRGTADAFSRQVLVSTIRNIVVAEVVKA; this is encoded by the coding sequence ATGAATAACATAGAAAAAAGAAAGCAACAAAGAGAAACAGCCAGGCTTCAGATTATTGATGCGGCGCTGAGTATAGTGCGCACCAGTGGCTGGCAGGCGGTTAGTATGCGTAAGATTGCAGAGATGATTGATTATACACCACCTGTTATTTATGCTTATTTCAGTTGTAAAGAAGACTTGTTGCATGCGCTTAGCCAACTGGGGTTTCTGAAGTTGTCGCGTTCTATGCAGATAGAAGCCAGGAGCGTGGTTACGCCGGTAGCACAACTGGAAAAAATGTGGTTGGCTTACTGGCAGTTTGCGTTGGAGGAAACGGCTTTTTACCAGCTTATGTTTGGTGTTGGAGCTTCATGCAGAAATAATCCTTTTGAGGCAGATGAGGCCGCGCGTATAGCTGAGGTGGTTACTCCCGTCATCAGCAAGGCAATGCTTGCTTCTCACGGAGGTGATGAAAATGCGGCCTGTAAATTTCATGCCTGCTGGTCGGTTACACATGGCCTCATTGCTTTACATTTTTTGAATAGGGGTACTGCCGATGCGTTTAGCAGGCAGGTGTTGGTGAGTACCATCAGGAATATTGTAGTGGCGGAAGTAGTGAAAGCGTAG
- the aroQ gene encoding type II 3-dehydroquinate dehydratase, translated as MMKIAIINGPNLNLLGTREPGIYGDKSFEAFYEQLKPLFPGVEFSYFQSNVEGELVNELQRVGFEYAGVVINPAAYTHTSVAIGDAIAAITAPVIEVHISNVHAREEFRKISHVSAKAKGTICGLGMKGYELAVHWLVANAGGVFSYA; from the coding sequence ATGATGAAAATAGCTATTATCAACGGTCCTAATTTGAATTTACTGGGCACCAGGGAGCCAGGTATTTACGGAGATAAAAGTTTTGAAGCTTTTTACGAGCAGTTGAAACCGCTTTTTCCAGGCGTGGAATTCAGCTATTTTCAAAGTAATGTAGAAGGGGAGCTGGTGAACGAATTACAGCGCGTAGGCTTTGAATATGCGGGTGTTGTAATAAATCCGGCCGCTTATACCCATACTTCGGTGGCGATAGGGGATGCTATAGCAGCTATTACTGCCCCGGTTATTGAGGTGCACATCAGCAATGTTCATGCGCGTGAGGAGTTCCGCAAAATATCACATGTGTCGGCCAAGGCAAAGGGCACTATTTGCGGGTTGGGCATGAAAGGTTATGAGCTGGCGGTGCATTGGCTGGTGGCGAATGCCGGTGGCGTATTTAGCTATGCATAA
- a CDS encoding toxin-antitoxin system YwqK family antitoxin: MKWLLFLLVFAPTWAIGQCKVYRIGAKGDTLNCVDKQDHKQGKWVVHVDALRGEPGYEEEGVYRNDKKEGVWRCYNLNGDIIALESYRWGNKDGVSRYFTIQGLLREESWKATNPENPYDTIEVPDPIDPYKVQMKVIKVEGSTVKHGRWQFYDPSSGMVAKTENYFLGTLEDPNKKYLSANTASDSAMQIRKKLSDENKPKEVADFDKKNSGKKKYKVREGRVGY, encoded by the coding sequence ATGAAATGGCTGTTGTTTTTATTGGTTTTTGCGCCCACCTGGGCTATAGGACAATGCAAGGTATACCGCATTGGCGCTAAAGGTGATACCTTAAACTGTGTAGATAAACAGGATCATAAGCAGGGCAAGTGGGTAGTGCATGTGGATGCGCTACGTGGAGAACCGGGTTATGAAGAAGAGGGCGTGTATAGAAATGACAAGAAAGAAGGGGTTTGGCGTTGCTATAACCTGAACGGAGATATTATTGCCCTGGAAAGTTATCGCTGGGGTAACAAAGACGGTGTATCGCGTTATTTTACTATACAGGGGCTGTTGCGGGAAGAAAGCTGGAAAGCTACCAACCCCGAAAATCCATACGATACCATTGAAGTACCTGATCCTATTGATCCTTATAAAGTGCAGATGAAGGTGATTAAGGTAGAAGGCAGCACCGTAAAACATGGCAGATGGCAGTTTTATGATCCTTCTTCCGGTATGGTAGCTAAAACAGAAAATTATTTTCTGGGTACACTGGAAGATCCGAATAAGAAATATTTATCCGCTAACACGGCTTCCGATTCTGCTATGCAAATCCGTAAAAAGCTGAGCGACGAGAATAAGCCTAAAGAGGTGGCTGACTTCGATAAAAAGAATTCAGGCAAAAAGAAATATAAGGTCAGGGAAGGCAGAGTGGGGTATTAA